In the Ruminococcus albus 7 = DSM 20455 genome, one interval contains:
- a CDS encoding PD-(D/E)XK nuclease family protein: protein MTEIITGGVCSDRESLFIKRICDAALAGERVLVIVPDQFSFEYDKTLYEALGARIFNSIETTGFQHLAEYISARYGSKAKDSANTNACMILMFLAVKKAVKDGRIRFYKNSTGKASFIGELTDLLPRLRQSGITPQALQMAAAKLEGSVAMKLADLGAIYENYIFELEKANMNDKLSVMEEAAELSAKCDVFDGRSVFVSAFADFSYDEKRMLEQCIIKGRSLTVSLLIDDSFVSRCHTHPFDITLAARQCIRDMTKLHDQPLKEIRAEDINCCHPDIRQLSEHLFDYNKPEYKAAGDSVKVLAADDVYEEADYICAEICRLVREDGYTFNDIAVTVRDIESFGAVISGVMERYDIPFFLDKRDSVDASAIVHYINTIFRTVLTRKFKTDNIIKLIKSPLYGILNYEISDLEDYCVRWGVDGDMWNEDFTAAPDSGIDLGRINELRKRVITPLVSFKEACTGASAAQISRAFYQLLDDLDLSGQTYSLVKRVSTSDNDTETEMSRGLKQLWTMSLSAVRSIYELLGDEKITMRSYYDLYSLMLSQMKVSEPPQKLDCVRIVDAAHSRFGGVKVLFAAEVNEGIFPAAVRSRGLLNEHEKELLRLKEDIDITDNALNSLKREKLAAYTALCTPTDKLYVLYSRSDLLGSEKRPSALVKEVRGILGIDVMNINTLPPDRFCTSYKSAYSVYIEHSRDNTVSVSSIRDSLMGSAYYHDKLRALDEAGRDKPFRLSESCAKEVFFASETAEVSPTKLDNYFKCPFMYFCNYGLRLSRSQKMDMDGLNKGLMIHEVLEKAIGSQDRTPEGNREHFLNMTEEQITELIEGSFTKYYNDVFCGDFGKSKTFIYRFENMKQQAFNIVKYVQRELSNGSFAPAVTEYRLTKENGADHLDLTLKDGRHIVLIGTIDRADIYEDENGRRFVRIVDYKFRRQANFDLGELYCGLNLQMLIYLSVLLETGNPVNPDMELEQAGVFYLKLIGDAAKFSDDCELSEDILYSAACESAIDAFSRKGRISDGGAVNEKLDSTIGKTALTNLTMSDAMFTAMRIFAKRKVIEYGDRLLEGDINADPLENICSYCGFGGICGRAFPDEPRKGSKEQMTEILEEIMSENGEGE, encoded by the coding sequence ATGACCGAGATCATTACAGGCGGCGTGTGCAGTGACCGCGAGAGCCTTTTTATAAAACGGATATGCGATGCTGCGCTTGCAGGCGAGAGGGTACTTGTCATAGTGCCCGATCAGTTCTCCTTTGAATATGACAAGACCCTCTATGAAGCCCTTGGTGCCAGGATCTTCAACAGCATCGAAACTACGGGATTCCAGCATCTGGCAGAGTATATATCAGCGCGGTACGGCAGTAAGGCTAAGGACAGTGCCAACACCAATGCCTGTATGATACTCATGTTCCTTGCGGTAAAAAAAGCTGTAAAGGACGGAAGGATCAGATTCTATAAAAACAGTACAGGCAAGGCATCATTTATAGGAGAGCTGACAGATCTTCTGCCTCGCCTGCGTCAGAGCGGCATAACACCTCAGGCACTTCAGATGGCTGCTGCTAAGCTGGAGGGTTCTGTTGCTATGAAGCTAGCAGACCTTGGGGCTATATACGAGAACTATATCTTTGAGCTTGAAAAAGCCAATATGAACGATAAGCTGTCGGTTATGGAGGAGGCTGCGGAGCTTTCGGCAAAATGTGATGTTTTTGACGGCAGAAGTGTTTTCGTATCGGCTTTTGCTGATTTTTCCTATGATGAAAAAAGAATGCTGGAGCAGTGTATAATAAAGGGCAGATCCCTTACGGTATCGCTGCTTATAGATGACAGCTTTGTAAGCAGATGCCATACCCACCCATTCGATATAACGCTTGCAGCGAGGCAGTGCATAAGGGATATGACTAAGCTTCACGATCAGCCTCTGAAAGAGATACGTGCAGAGGATATCAACTGCTGTCACCCTGATATAAGGCAGCTGAGTGAGCATCTGTTCGATTATAACAAGCCGGAGTACAAGGCGGCAGGGGACAGCGTGAAGGTGCTTGCTGCTGATGATGTTTATGAAGAGGCTGACTATATCTGTGCCGAGATATGCAGGCTGGTGCGCGAGGACGGATATACCTTCAATGATATAGCTGTTACTGTTCGTGATATCGAGAGCTTTGGTGCGGTCATATCAGGTGTGATGGAAAGGTATGATATACCCTTCTTCCTTGATAAACGTGACAGCGTTGATGCTTCCGCGATAGTGCATTACATAAACACTATATTCAGGACTGTGCTTACCAGAAAATTCAAGACAGACAATATCATCAAACTTATAAAATCACCGCTGTACGGTATACTTAATTACGAGATAAGCGATCTGGAAGATTACTGTGTACGCTGGGGAGTTGACGGCGATATGTGGAATGAGGATTTCACAGCTGCACCTGACAGCGGTATTGACCTTGGGCGTATCAACGAGCTGAGAAAGCGTGTCATCACACCTTTGGTAAGCTTCAAGGAAGCGTGTACAGGCGCGTCGGCAGCGCAGATATCAAGAGCTTTTTATCAGCTGCTTGATGATCTTGATCTTTCCGGGCAGACTTATTCACTGGTAAAGCGTGTAAGCACCTCGGACAATGACACCGAAACTGAGATGTCACGCGGACTCAAACAGCTGTGGACAATGAGTCTTTCAGCTGTCAGATCAATATATGAGCTGCTTGGCGATGAAAAGATCACCATGCGAAGCTATTACGATCTGTACAGCCTTATGCTGTCGCAGATGAAGGTATCAGAGCCTCCGCAGAAGCTGGACTGCGTTCGTATCGTCGATGCTGCTCATTCAAGATTTGGCGGAGTTAAGGTACTTTTTGCAGCGGAGGTCAATGAAGGTATATTCCCAGCGGCTGTAAGGAGCAGGGGACTGCTAAATGAGCATGAAAAGGAACTTTTAAGGCTTAAAGAGGATATTGATATCACTGATAATGCGCTGAATTCGCTGAAACGTGAAAAGCTTGCTGCTTATACGGCACTATGTACCCCAACGGATAAGCTGTATGTTCTGTATTCACGTTCAGATCTTCTTGGCAGTGAGAAGCGTCCTTCGGCGCTTGTAAAGGAGGTTCGCGGTATACTGGGGATCGATGTGATGAATATCAATACGCTGCCGCCCGATCGTTTCTGCACTTCATATAAATCCGCATATTCGGTATACATAGAGCATTCACGGGACAACACAGTATCGGTAAGCAGTATAAGGGATTCTCTTATGGGTTCAGCTTACTACCATGACAAACTGAGAGCGCTGGATGAAGCTGGCAGAGATAAACCATTCAGGCTTTCGGAGTCGTGTGCAAAGGAAGTATTCTTTGCATCGGAAACGGCAGAGGTATCTCCTACAAAACTGGATAACTATTTCAAATGTCCTTTTATGTACTTCTGCAACTATGGGCTTCGTCTGTCACGTTCGCAGAAAATGGATATGGACGGGCTCAACAAGGGTCTGATGATACATGAGGTACTGGAAAAGGCGATAGGTTCGCAGGACAGGACACCTGAAGGGAACCGTGAGCATTTCCTGAATATGACAGAGGAGCAGATAACAGAGCTTATAGAGGGATCCTTCACAAAGTATTACAATGATGTTTTCTGCGGCGATTTCGGTAAGAGCAAGACCTTCATCTACCGTTTCGAGAATATGAAACAGCAGGCGTTCAATATAGTTAAGTATGTTCAGCGCGAACTTTCAAACGGCAGCTTTGCTCCTGCGGTAACGGAGTACAGGCTGACCAAGGAAAACGGCGCGGATCATCTTGATCTTACGCTGAAGGACGGAAGACATATAGTACTTATCGGCACTATAGACCGTGCTGATATATATGAGGACGAGAACGGCAGACGTTTTGTGCGTATCGTTGACTATAAATTCCGAAGACAGGCGAATTTTGATCTGGGGGAGCTTTACTGCGGACTGAACCTTCAGATGCTGATATATCTTTCGGTACTGCTTGAAACAGGAAATCCTGTTAATCCCGATATGGAGCTTGAACAGGCAGGTGTGTTCTACCTTAAACTGATAGGTGATGCTGCGAAGTTTTCCGATGACTGTGAGCTTTCGGAGGATATACTTTACAGTGCTGCCTGTGAATCTGCCATAGATGCATTTTCACGCAAAGGCAGGATATCAGACGGCGGCGCTGTCAATGAGAAACTGGATTCTACTATCGGCAAGACGGCACTTACAAATCTGACCATGAGCGATGCCATGTTCACGGCGATGAGGATATTCGCAAAACGCAAGGTAATAGAATACGGTGATCGTCTGCTGGAGGGTGATATCAATGCGGATCCGCTGGAAAATATATGCTCATACTGCGGCTTTGGCGGAATATGCGGCAGGGCATTTCCTGATGAGCCGAGAAAGGGCAGCAAGGAACAGATGACAGAGATCCTTGAGGAGATAATGAGTGAAAATGGGGAGGGAGAATAA
- a CDS encoding homocysteine S-methyltransferase family protein produces MGFRELLNNKEFVILDGAMGTMLQAKGLKMGETPEVMNIEKPEWLLDIHRQYIEAGSDIIYANTFGGNRHKLAKCGYSVETLIGEGIRLARKAAEGHDTLVALDIGSIGVMLEPTGTLTFEEAYDIFKEMVIAGREADVIVFETMTDLYELKAAILAAKENSDLPIMCTMTFEENMRTFTGVDISAMCLTAEGLGVDALGVNCSLGPKELYPVVEKICQWTTLPVVVKPNAGLPDPVTNEYNCSAEDFADFAEKLIPLGIKVIGGCCGTDPSYIAALKKMLEGKKYVEREAHIPAVCCSPTETVVIDQPRIIGERINPTGKKRFKQALLEDDIDYILGQAMEQIDAGADILDVNVGLPAIDEKAMMVKAVKALQGVCDVPLQLDSTIPEVMEAALRVYNGKPIVNSVNAEEKSLETVLPLVKKYGAAVVGLTLDENGIPKTADARFALAKKILDRAMAIGIRKEDVYIDCLTLTASAEQENVMQTVNAVRRVKEELGLRTVLGVSNISFGLPSREIVNHNFLMMCLTSGLDLPIMNPNIDSMTATVRTYKLLTNIDKNSMDFIAHYGADTSSPAPKAEKKSDMDLPYAIEHGLKGEGAEITAKLLETTDSMVIINEMLVPALDKAGEQFEKGKIFLPQLIQTAGVAQACFEVIKQKMLAEGGNSVSKGKIILATVKGDIHDIGKNIVKVLLENYGYEVIDLGKDVDYQTVVDAAIENDVHLVGLSALMTTTLVSMEETIKLLRANNVDCKIMVGGAVVTPDYAEQIGADFYSKDAKQSVDIARQVFGN; encoded by the coding sequence GTGGGATTCAGGGAACTGCTGAATAATAAGGAATTTGTGATACTTGACGGTGCTATGGGCACCATGCTCCAGGCAAAGGGGCTTAAAATGGGCGAAACGCCCGAGGTAATGAATATAGAAAAGCCGGAATGGCTGCTGGATATACACAGGCAGTACATTGAGGCCGGTTCGGATATTATCTACGCGAATACTTTCGGCGGAAACAGGCACAAGCTTGCTAAATGCGGATATTCTGTTGAAACGCTGATAGGTGAGGGCATACGTCTTGCACGTAAGGCGGCTGAGGGTCATGACACCCTTGTGGCACTGGATATCGGTTCTATCGGTGTTATGCTTGAACCTACGGGCACGCTTACTTTTGAGGAGGCTTATGATATCTTCAAGGAAATGGTCATCGCAGGCAGAGAAGCCGATGTTATCGTGTTTGAGACCATGACTGATCTTTACGAGCTGAAAGCGGCTATCCTTGCGGCTAAGGAAAACAGTGACCTGCCCATAATGTGTACCATGACTTTCGAGGAAAATATGCGTACCTTTACGGGCGTAGACATAAGTGCCATGTGCCTTACTGCTGAGGGTCTTGGTGTTGATGCTCTTGGTGTAAACTGTTCTCTGGGACCTAAGGAGCTTTATCCTGTTGTTGAGAAGATATGTCAGTGGACAACACTTCCTGTTGTGGTCAAGCCAAATGCAGGTCTGCCCGATCCTGTTACCAATGAATACAACTGTTCTGCCGAGGATTTTGCTGATTTCGCAGAGAAGCTGATACCTCTTGGCATCAAGGTAATAGGCGGCTGCTGTGGTACTGATCCATCTTATATTGCGGCGCTGAAAAAGATGCTGGAAGGCAAAAAGTACGTCGAGAGGGAAGCTCATATCCCTGCTGTGTGCTGTTCACCTACCGAAACTGTTGTTATCGATCAGCCCCGAATCATCGGTGAGAGGATAAATCCCACAGGTAAAAAGCGTTTCAAGCAAGCTCTGCTGGAGGATGATATAGATTACATCCTCGGTCAGGCTATGGAACAGATAGACGCAGGTGCGGATATCCTTGATGTTAATGTGGGACTTCCCGCCATTGACGAAAAGGCTATGATGGTGAAAGCAGTAAAGGCTTTGCAGGGTGTTTGTGATGTACCGTTACAGCTTGATTCCACCATACCCGAAGTTATGGAAGCGGCACTTAGGGTATACAACGGCAAGCCCATAGTAAACTCTGTGAACGCGGAGGAAAAGTCCCTTGAAACGGTACTTCCTCTGGTAAAGAAATACGGTGCCGCTGTGGTGGGTCTTACCCTTGACGAAAACGGCATACCAAAGACCGCTGACGCGCGTTTTGCACTGGCAAAGAAGATACTCGACCGCGCCATGGCGATAGGCATACGCAAAGAGGACGTTTATATCGACTGCCTTACGCTGACAGCTTCTGCGGAACAGGAGAACGTTATGCAGACGGTCAACGCTGTACGCCGTGTAAAAGAAGAACTGGGTCTGCGCACTGTTCTCGGTGTATCCAACATAAGCTTTGGTCTGCCAAGCAGAGAGATAGTCAACCACAACTTCCTGATGATGTGCCTGACAAGCGGTCTTGACCTGCCTATAATGAACCCGAATATAGATTCTATGACGGCGACTGTAAGGACTTACAAGCTGCTTACAAATATTGATAAGAACTCCATGGACTTTATAGCCCACTATGGTGCTGATACTTCTTCTCCCGCACCAAAGGCTGAGAAGAAATCCGATATGGACTTGCCTTATGCTATTGAGCATGGTCTTAAAGGCGAGGGTGCAGAGATAACTGCAAAGCTGCTGGAAACTACGGATTCCATGGTTATAATCAATGAGATGCTTGTCCCTGCGCTGGATAAGGCAGGCGAGCAGTTTGAAAAGGGCAAGATATTCCTGCCACAGCTGATACAGACGGCAGGCGTGGCACAGGCTTGCTTTGAAGTAATTAAGCAGAAGATGCTTGCAGAGGGCGGCAACAGCGTATCAAAAGGCAAGATAATCCTTGCGACGGTAAAGGGTGATATACACGATATCGGCAAGAATATAGTAAAGGTACTGCTGGAGAACTACGGCTACGAGGTCATTGACCTTGGCAAGGATGTTGACTATCAGACGGTTGTCGATGCGGCTATCGAGAACGATGTTCATCTGGTGGGACTTTCAGCGCTGATGACTACTACTCTTGTCAGCATGGAAGAAACTATAAAGCTTCTGCGTGCCAACAATGTTGACTGCAAGATAATGGTCGGCGGTGCGGTGGTAACTCCCGATTATGCCGAGCAGATAGGAGCTGATTTCTACTCGAAGGATGCTAAGCAGTCTGTTGATATTGCAAGGCAGGTTTTCGGTAACTAG
- a CDS encoding vitamin B12 dependent-methionine synthase activation domain-containing protein, with protein sequence MNGHIQVKLEYLDKKEALRYLGYGSSTPDDSIIGMMDECEKALLSVIKPCCIYHVFDIEPVSGGVAVCGTSLVLKGDSIKEHLAGCCKAVLMAATLSAHADRVIRRYEATDMTHAVMADFLASAAVEQVCDTAENAIGDEFSSYYRTWRFSPGYGDLPLDIQGSFLDVLQAQKRIGLNATESNILTPRKSVTAVIGLSESEIPKGRRGCSACNMKDVCQFRKRGDHCGIQGTAE encoded by the coding sequence TTGAACGGTCATATTCAAGTAAAACTAGAATACCTCGATAAAAAAGAGGCACTGCGCTATCTTGGCTATGGCAGCAGTACTCCTGATGACAGTATCATCGGGATGATGGACGAATGTGAAAAGGCACTGCTGTCGGTGATAAAACCGTGCTGTATCTACCATGTATTCGATATTGAGCCTGTAAGCGGCGGAGTTGCTGTGTGCGGTACTTCACTGGTGTTGAAGGGCGATTCGATAAAGGAGCACCTTGCGGGGTGCTGCAAGGCAGTGCTGATGGCGGCTACGCTCTCGGCACACGCGGACAGGGTGATTCGACGATATGAAGCCACCGATATGACACACGCTGTAATGGCTGATTTTCTTGCCAGCGCTGCTGTGGAGCAGGTTTGTGATACTGCAGAAAATGCCATAGGCGATGAGTTTTCGTCGTATTATCGTACATGGAGATTCTCTCCGGGTTACGGTGACCTGCCGCTGGATATTCAAGGCAGCTTTCTTGATGTGTTACAGGCGCAGAAGCGTATAGGACTGAATGCGACAGAAAGCAATATCCTCACTCCGAGGAAGTCTGTCACGGCTGTGATAGGACTGAGCGAAAGTGAGATACCCAAAGGCAGACGCGGATGTTCTGCCTGCAATATGAAGGATGTATGTCAGTTCAGAAAAAGGGGAGATCATTGTGGGATTCAGGGAACTGCTGAATAA
- a CDS encoding DUF4405 domain-containing protein produces MIAALPVLMCYSIVGETAHEVIGIAMFCLFILHHILNFGWIKTLFKGKYDLRRSVNTVVNALIFLCMIGLMYSGIVISKHVFTFVYIGGSMFARTVHILCAYWGLALMSVYLGMHISQMAARIKLKNKAMVWALRIIFGVVGAVGIYEFISLKFTDYLFGKVQICIHRHKRFSCADCASISVCYGTVRKYRVYGADLSEKKEGAVAATIKEKRLEHQNRKKHPRSQTAEKKKKDTSADKSQPAAV; encoded by the coding sequence ATGATAGCGGCTCTGCCAGTACTCATGTGCTATTCTATTGTCGGGGAAACGGCACATGAAGTGATCGGAATCGCTATGTTCTGTCTGTTCATTTTACATCATATCCTGAATTTCGGCTGGATAAAAACGCTGTTCAAAGGCAAGTATGATCTGCGCCGAAGTGTGAATACTGTCGTCAATGCGCTTATATTCCTGTGTATGATAGGACTGATGTACAGCGGTATTGTGATCTCAAAGCACGTTTTTACCTTTGTATATATCGGCGGTTCGATGTTCGCCAGAACAGTGCATATACTCTGTGCCTATTGGGGACTTGCGCTGATGAGCGTTTATCTTGGAATGCATATTTCGCAGATGGCGGCACGAATAAAGCTGAAAAACAAGGCTATGGTATGGGCTTTGCGAATCATTTTCGGTGTGGTCGGTGCAGTTGGGATATATGAGTTTATCTCGCTGAAATTTACGGACTATCTGTTTGGAAAAGTGCAAATTTGTATTCATCGACACAAACGCTTCAGCTGTGCTGACTGCGCTTCAATATCTGTCTGTTATGGTACTGTTCGCAAATATCGGGTATATGGTGCAGATCTTTCTGAAAAGAAAGAAGGGGCTGTTGCAGCTACAATAAAGGAAAAGAGACTGGAACACCAAAACCGGAAGAAGCACCCAAGAAGTCAAACAGCAGAAAAAAAGAAGAAAGATACCTCTGCGGACAAGTCACAGCCCGCAGCCGTGTAA
- a CDS encoding flavodoxin yields the protein MWWGDMPMAVYTFMDSYDFPDKVVIPFNTHEGSGESGTYSAIRSYLPNAQVLDGMDIQGKTAQEFSSDTQQAVRDWLDGLGF from the coding sequence ATATGGTGGGGCGATATGCCTATGGCAGTCTATACCTTTATGGACAGCTACGATTTCCCCGACAAGGTGGTTATCCCGTTCAACACCCACGAAGGTAGCGGCGAATCGGGAACGTACTCTGCGATCAGAAGCTATCTGCCGAATGCACAGGTGCTCGACGGTATGGATATACAGGGCAAGACAGCGCAGGAGTTCAGTTCCGATACACAGCAGGCTGTCCGTGACTGGCTTGACGGTTTGGGATTCTGA
- a CDS encoding RNA polymerase sigma factor, translated as MTAYEYREQIEMMSKSMFRYCLSRTGSYHDAEDLAQEIMLISCKGEQSFENEKAFYAFVWRTADNILKSWYRSRRDTAELDETISDGSWEALEEKAQENEQLRLITRELSMLNSNYRKAMVAYYVDEMSVREISESFGITQSMVKYLLFQSRKKIREGTVMERDFGKLSYAPVELNMLFWGTNNKYFRKFDDKLSHNILMCCYYDKQSEEQIALQLGVPTAYLEDGLKKLVEYDLLNVKNGFYQTNVPIFTNDVFAEIKKASKTAVEDISNTIATEIDDSMDDIRILGFYGSDAPDNTIKWMLLSLILRLAYCDMAFDEPPLDFPTDVFGEKCFRFFVEKSESDPYGVGTYGIHSNDGMIIFWDVLINGERLHPYVSDAMADMLVTLAKRQPQTDNEKLVCSELIKLGLAVKTDEGIRPNFPCLTKEQGDVLNNGILGLCRSICDNVNSRTGNIRKVLLEHTPQHLADYVSKMAQLLSYRETEQIMQTLCERGWLLPMKGGMSGTTVMYLYN; from the coding sequence TTGACCGCTTATGAATACCGTGAGCAGATAGAAATGATGTCAAAGTCGATGTTCCGCTACTGCCTTTCACGAACAGGCTCATACCACGATGCCGAAGATCTGGCACAGGAGATAATGCTTATAAGCTGCAAGGGCGAGCAGAGCTTTGAAAACGAAAAAGCCTTCTATGCATTTGTGTGGCGCACAGCTGACAATATCCTCAAAAGCTGGTACCGCAGCCGCCGCGACACCGCTGAACTTGATGAAACAATATCAGACGGCAGCTGGGAGGCACTCGAAGAGAAGGCACAGGAAAACGAGCAGCTAAGGCTTATAACAAGAGAGCTGTCGATGCTGAATTCAAACTACCGTAAGGCTATGGTGGCTTACTACGTTGACGAAATGTCGGTGAGGGAGATCTCCGAGAGCTTTGGTATCACACAGAGCATGGTCAAATATCTCCTCTTTCAGTCACGAAAGAAAATCAGGGAGGGTACTGTAATGGAAAGAGATTTTGGAAAGTTAAGCTATGCCCCTGTTGAGCTGAATATGCTTTTCTGGGGAACAAACAACAAATATTTCCGCAAATTTGATGATAAGCTCAGTCACAATATACTTATGTGCTGCTATTATGACAAGCAGAGCGAGGAACAGATAGCCTTGCAGCTTGGTGTTCCTACGGCGTATCTTGAAGACGGGCTGAAAAAGCTGGTCGAATATGATCTGTTGAATGTGAAAAACGGTTTTTATCAGACAAATGTTCCGATCTTTACTAACGATGTTTTTGCCGAGATAAAAAAGGCAAGCAAAACAGCTGTTGAAGATATTTCAAACACCATAGCTACTGAGATCGATGATAGTATGGACGATATAAGGATACTCGGCTTCTACGGTAGCGATGCACCAGATAACACGATCAAATGGATGCTTTTATCATTGATACTGCGCCTTGCGTACTGTGATATGGCATTTGACGAACCGCCGCTTGATTTCCCGACAGATGTGTTTGGCGAAAAATGTTTCCGCTTCTTTGTTGAAAAGTCGGAAAGCGATCCATACGGAGTAGGAACCTACGGAATTCACAGTAATGACGGTATGATAATTTTCTGGGATGTGCTTATTAACGGCGAGCGTCTGCACCCGTATGTGTCAGATGCAATGGCGGATATGCTTGTCACACTTGCAAAGCGTCAGCCGCAGACAGACAATGAAAAGCTCGTCTGCTCTGAGCTGATAAAGCTCGGGCTTGCTGTAAAGACCGATGAGGGTATAAGGCCCAATTTCCCCTGCCTGACAAAGGAGCAGGGAGATGTGCTGAATAACGGTATCCTTGGTTTATGCAGAAGTATATGTGACAATGTAAACTCTCGCACCGGAAATATCAGGAAAGTACTGCTTGAACACACACCACAGCATCTTGCGGATTATGTGAGCAAAATGGCACAGCTGCTTTCCTACCGTGAGACAGAGCAGATAATGCAGACTCTTTGCGAAAGAGGCTGGCTGCTGCCGATGAAGGGCGGTATGTCTGGAACAACGGTGATGTATCTGTATAATTAA